The nucleotide sequence CCGACGGCTCAGTGGTGCAGGCCCCAACGCTGGAAAAGAAGCCAGTCGCTGAAGAAAGCGCGGAAAAACCCGCCGCCCCTGTGGCCGAACCCGGCCCGCGAGCTTCGGTAACCGCCGCCGCGCGTGCCCCTGAAGGAGCAACACCGGCGGAAGCCCCCGCCAGTGAAGAACCCGCCGCGCCCGTGGCCGAAGCCCCCAAGGCTGAAGCTCCCGCTGTCGAAGCCCCGGCCGCTCCTGTGGTGGAAGCTCCCGCTGTCGAAGCCCCGGCCGCCCCCGTGGCTGAAGCCCCCAAGGCCGAACCTGTCGTGGAGCCGGTTGTGGAAGAAGCCCCCGCTGCTCCCGCAGCCGAAGCAAAAACCCCTGCGACGGCAGAACCCGTAGCGGCGGAAGCCCCCGCTGCCCCTGCACCAGCGCAAGCTCCCGTGGCGGCAGCTCCCAAGGCTGCCAAGGGCGGCAAAAAGTCCCCCAAGAAGGGCGGTAAAAAGTAACCTCCTTCCGCAAGCAGACCATCCAGGCCTCGGCAGGCTGTCGGAACTCACCGACAGCCTGCCGAGGCCTTTGCTATTTGTGTACCATGAGGGGGCGGGCTATGATGGACATGAGGCACGCGCCAGCAAGGCTCTTCCCCATGTAGGCGAATATCCGGAGGTTTGGCGAAGAACCCGCATTATTGTGACCACCATCACAGAAAGTCGTGACTAAATCTGTTGTATAAAAGGTGTTGCACAACCACGGCGCGAGGCCAGGCTGAGCGGCAGATATTAAGCCCGCCCGCGGGCGCAGTCCCGGCAGCATGATGGAGCGGCCAGCCCCAAACCGGCCAGCGCGCACGGCAACTCCAAACCACCCCGCACCCGCGGCGGCCAGAATGGGGAAAAGCGATGGAAAACAGCGAACTGCAAACCATCTTCTCTGCATTGCAGACCGGGCCCTTTGCGGCCATGTCCGAGGCCGAACGTCAAAAGCTGGCGCACCACGCGCGGTTGCAGCCATTCGGTCAAGGGGCGACGCTTTTTAGAGAAGGTGAACCCTCCACAGATCCCATGCTGCTGCAGACAGGGATGGTCAAGATCTGTCGTCATTCGTCGCAGGGCAAGGAGTGTGTGCTGCACATTGTGCGCCCCGGCAGGCTGCTGGACGCCGGCGTGCTGTTCTATGAAGAGGGCCTGCCCGTTACAGCCGTCGGCGTGCAGGCGGGCACGGTGCTGCGGCTCGATCGCAAAGCCCTGCTTGAAACTCTGCAGCACGAGGCCGCCCTGGGCGTTGCGCTGCTTACGGCCATGAGCCTGCGCCAGCGCCTGTTTATAAACAAAATCGCCGGTTCGCAGGGGCGTATTTCCGTTTCCGGGCGTGTGGCGGCATGGCTGCTGCACCGGGCAAAGATGGAAAAAAGCGCCACCCTGAACATGGGCGTTACCCAGGAAACCCTGGCCCGCCAGATGGGCATCAGCCGCGAGAGCCTGAGCCGCGAGCTCAGCGCCCTTGCATCCGCAGGGCTCATTGACCGCAACCGCCGCCGCATTACCCTGCTTGATGCGGATGCCTTGCGCGGGCGTGCCGAAGCGTAGGATCAGCATGAAAGTCTGCATTGTTTACTCCTCCTGCACGGGCAATACCCGCAAGGTTGCCGAGGCGCTGGCCCAAACCTCGGGCGCGCCCTGCTTTGCCGTACGCAACGCCCCCAACCCGGAGGATTACGACCTTCTGGCCCTGGGCTTCTGGGTACGCAAGGGACAGCCGGATGCCCGCGCCCAGCGCTATATGGAGCAGGTGCACGGCAAAAAAGTATTTTTTTTCGGCACGCTGGGCGCGTGGCCGCACTCTGAGCACGCCCGCCGATGCGCGGCGGCAGCCCGCGAACTTTTGCTGACGGGCGGCAATGCCGTGCTGGATGGATTTTTGTGTCAAGGACGCGTAAACCCTCAGGTTATCGCCGCATCGCAACGCAAGGGCGGCCATCCCATGAGCCCAGAACGGCAGGCGCGCCTGAACGAAGCCGCGCGCCATCCCGACGCCGCGGACCTCACGGCGGCGCGGCTGTGCTGGCAGCGCAGCCTGCAGCAATACGCGGGCGGCATTGCGTCCTCCGCCATGCCCATGGCCGCCGGGCTGTTGACCATGCCCGAGATCATCAATATGTCTTCCCGGTTGTAACCGGCATAAGAACCGCAGGAGCCTTTCATGCGCAAGCAGGACCGCCAATGCCTCGACCCGGCATTTTTTGACGAAGTTTTTTCCACGGCAGATGATTTGTGCCTGGCCATGTGCGATGGGGAATTTCCTTATGTCATCCCCCTCAACTTTGTGCGCCAGGGCGACTGCATCTATATCCACTGCGCTCTTGAAGGCCACAAGCTTGACTGCATCCGCCGCAACCCCCACGTAGCCTTTACCCTGGCGGCGGACGTGCGCATCCACAGAGAAAAATCCACCACCTACTACAAGTCGGTGTGCGGCACTGGCCGGGCCAGCATTGTGGAAGACCCGGCGGAAAAGGGACGCGCCCTCGACGCGCTGGCCATGCGCTATGCCGCGCAATGCCCCACCCCCACGCCGGATGCCGCCCTCGCCCGTACAGGCGTCGTGCGCATTGATATTGTGGAGCTGGTCGGCAAGCGCAAACTGCCCAAGTAAGCCTCACCACTATTGGCAGCGACGCGGCATCTCGCCACAACTAGCTGTATTTAAAGGAAGTCTGACATGAGCGGAGCTTCCCGTCTTATCCCCTTGCCTTCATTTATGGCCGTAATCCTTGCCGGTGCGCACTTTTGGCGCGCAGGGCAGCCCGGCCTTGCCGCAGCCTGTCTGCTGCTGGGCGCGCTCGCCTGGAGCCGGGCCGCGTGGGTGCGTCTGGCGCTGCTGCTGGCGCTGCCGCTGCTGTCCGCCAGCTGGATATGGAGCGCCGGGCAGTTTGTGCAGATGCGCATGCTCATGGGCGAGCCGTGGCGCAGGCTGGCGGGCATTCTGCTGGGCACGGCCCTGTTTACGGCCCTGGGCGCATGGCCCCTGCTGCGCGACGCCGCGCGGCGGCGGTACAACAGCAACAGCCAGAGCGCGGCAAGCCAGCTGGCGGCCCTGTGCCTGTGCCTTGCCCTGTTGCTGCCGGTGTGGATCATGAAACCGCAGTTATTTGTGCTGGAACGCTTTTTTTCGCAATGGGGGGCATTGCAACTGGCCCTTGCAGCGCTCTGGGCCGCCATGGTCGCAGGCTGGCTGAGCGGCAAAAGATCCCCAAAAGTCAGGATGCGCCTGTGGCGGCTGTTTTCCGTCGTATTTTTTGCCCAGCTGGTTCTGGGTTTGCTGCTTGAAAGCCGCTTTTTGCTCAGCGGGCAGCTGCACCTGCCGGTACCCGGCCTTATTGCCGCCGCGCCCGTCTATCGCGGCGGGGGGTGGTTCATGCTGGGCCTGTTTGGCTTTTCCACACTGTTGGCGGGCGCGGCATGGTGCAGCCACCTTTGCTACTTTGGCGCGTGGGACGCCTCCGTCGCCAAGCTCCGCGCGGGCGGCCCGCACGGGCTTGCCCGCCTCAACGCAGAACCGGATGCCGCGCCGCCCCCGGCTGATGACGCCGTCAAGGAAGCGGTACAAACCGTGCCCCGCCGCGCCCCGGCATGGCTGCCGCATCTGCGCCTGGGCATGCTGGGCCTGACGCTGGCTGTTCCGCTGCTGCTGCGTCTTGTCGGCGCACCAGTTGAAGCGGCGCTGGCCTGCGGCTTGCTGCTGGGCCTGCTGGCAGTGCCAGCCTCGCTGCTGATCAGCCGCAAAACCGGATACGCCGCTTACTGCCGGGGCCTGTGCCCGCTGGGCCTGCTGGCAAAATGGCTTGGACGCCTCGCCCCCTGGCGGGTACGTCGCACCGGCCCCTGCCGCAGATGTCTGGCTTGCGTGCGCGTATGCCGTCAGGACGCCATGGGCGACCCCAGGGCAGCCTGCGCGCCAAATGCCGACTGCAACCTGTGCCGCGACTGCGTGTCTGTCTGTCCGCAACAGGCCCTTTCCATAACTTTTTACGGCCTGCCCGGCACGCGCAGCTGGGCAGGGCCAACCTTTGTCGCCATACTGGCCGCCCTGCACGCGGCTTTTCTGACCATGGCCCGCATCTAGCCCGCCGTGGTCTGTATGACAGGAAGCTAAGCTCCATAACCGCAACAGTTGTAAAACCATATCCGAGGATGCCAATGCTGCGTGTGCTGCGTCGCCTGCGGGCAGGAACCATGGCCCCGCCGAGGGCTGACTGGAAGGAAATTTTCTGGGCCTGGGCAGGCAGCTGCCTGTCCATCATCTGTCTGGCCCTGCTGGAAAGGCTGAGCGCGCAGGAATGGAACCTGCCGCTGCTCATCGGCTCGTTTGGCGCATCGGCCGTGCTGGCTTTTGGCGCGCCCCACAGCCCGCTGGCCCAGCCCCGCAACCTTGTGGGCGGGCACGTGCTGTCAGCGCTCGTGGGCGTAACCTGCCAGATGCTCATGAGCGACGACCCGATTCTGGCATCGGGACTGGCCGTTTCCACCGCCATTGCCCTCATGCACGCGACGCAGACCCTGCACCCTCCGGGCGGCGCAACAGCGCTCATAGCAGTCATCGGCGGGCCGGGCATCCACAGTCTGGGCTACTGGTATGTGCTGCTGCCCTGCGCGGCAGGAGCCGTCTGCATGCTGGCCCTGGCCTGTGTGACCAACAACCTGGCCGCCCGCAAAAGATACCCGCTGTTCTGGTGGTAGGGGCCGCCCCCCGAAGCAAACAGCCAGCCCCAGGGGGGCCGCCGGGCACCATGCCGGCGCGCCTCCCTGCCGTACCCTGCAACGCCGCACAATCAAGGCAGGCCGCCCCCGGCTTGCCAGCCGGGGTCAAAGGGCGTAGCGTCATTGCCTTACTTTTATCGAGGTTATGACATGTCCGGCATTTCTTCCGCTTCCCCCCTGGCGGATGGTCTCAGACGCGCGCTGCCCATTGTGCTGGGGTATCTGCCTGTGGGCTTTGCCTTTGGGGTTCTTGCGGTCAAAAACAACATCCCCCCTTCCCTTGCTGTAGCCATGTCCGTGCTGATGTTTTCCGGCTCCGGACAGTTTGTTTTTGCAGGCATGTGGGGCGCTGGAGCAAGCGCCCTCTCCATCATGGCGGCGGTATTTATCGTCAACCTGCGCTACTTGCTGCAGTCAGCTGCAGAATCTCCCTGGCTGGCCGGCCTGCCGCGCGGGCAGCGTTTTTTGCTGGGCCTGGGCCTTACCGACGAGACCTTTGCCGTGCATATTACGGCCTTCCAGAATGGCTGGCGGCGCAACCTCACCACGCTCTTTGTCTGCAACCACACCGCGCAGCTGGGCTGGGTCTCGGGGGCGGCCATCGGCGCGTTTTGCGGCGAGCTTGTGCGCGACGTCAAACCTCTTGGCCTGGATTACGCCCTGACAGCCATGTTTCTGGCCCTGCTGGTGCCGCAGTGCGTCAGCCGCCTGCATGTGCTGGTGGCGCTGTTTACCGCCGTGCTTTCCATCAGCCTCAAGGCTGCGGGCATGACCCAATGGAACATTGCCGTGGCCACAGTACTGGGCGCGAGCCTGGGCACGTGGCTGTTACTGCGCAAGGCCCGGCACGAAGGCGCGCCCATCGACCTTGACGGAGCGGATTGCCCGCCCGCCCGCGACGATACGGCCGTTGACGCGGCACGCACAGGAGAGGTGGAATCATGAACCAGCCCGGATGGCTTGGCGCCAACGCAGCCCTGCTGCTCTGCCTGTTTGGCAGCGTGCTGGTTACCCTGCTGCCCAAAATACTGCCGGTGACCTTTCTCAGGGGCGACAGTCTGCCCCCCCTGCTGCGGCACTGGCTGTCGTTTGTGCCGGTGGCCGTCATGGCGGCGCTGGTGGGGCCGGATGTATTTTTTTACGAAGGGCATTTTAACGCCGGGCCCTCCAACCTGTTTCTGATGGTGTCCCTGCCCTCGCTGCTGGTTGCCTGGTGGACAAAAAACTACTTTCTGACCATTGCCTTTGGCCTTGCGCTGGTGATTCTGGCCCGGGGCATCGGGTTGTACTGATGCCGAAGGCAAAAAGCCCTGCAACCATGCCGCCCTCCCTGCGCAAACGGCGCAAACCGGCCCCGGCCCTACCGCAGCCCTACCGCAGCGCCAGCCTGCTGGTACGTATCGCGCCCGAAAATACGGGGCTGTTCCGCTTTTTGCTCGAAGCGTACGACCATGTGGCCTACTTTACCGTGCTGGAGCACAAAACAGCGCTGCTGCGGGTGATCTTTTCGCCCCACCGCGAGGACGAAACGCGCCGGGCCCTGGCGCAGATGGCCCAAAGCCTGCCTCTTGCGGTCGAGGAATGGCCCTGAGCCGCTGACGGCCAAAAAATTCCGCAGGCGAGGTCTCCGCAAGGCCGCGCGGCGGGTCTGCGCTGGGGGTCGCGCTGGCGATCCCGCACCCCGACACAGATATCCGCGCAGATATCCGCACGGGCAATGCCGCGCCAAAGCCCGAGCCGCAGCCGTGTGGGGAGCCCTGCGCAAAAACACTTTGAGCTGCGCGTAATTTCTGTTACGATTTTTGCGTTTTGGGGCAGGGCCAAAAGTCCAGCCCTTTTCCTGCGTCTGGCGCAAGCCCGCAACACCTCAGCCTTTACCAAGGCGGATTCATGCCCACACTGAAATACAAGCGCGTGCTGCTCAAGCTGAGCGGCGAGGCCCTGGCCGGTGAAAACAAAACCGGCATCGACCCGGCAACCGTAGACACCATCTGCCGCGAGATCGGCACAGTGCTCGAAATGGGCGTCGAGATGGCCCTTGTTATTGGCGGAGGCAATATTTTTCGCGGGCTTTCCGGCTCGGCAAAAGGCATGGAACGCTCGTCTGCCGACTACATGGGCATGCTGGCCACTGTGCTCAACGCCCTGGCCGTGCAGGACATGCTTGAAAAGCTCGGCTACCCCACGCGCGTGCTTTCGGCCATCACCATGCAGGAGGTATGCGAGCCATTTATTCGCCGCCGCGCCCTGCGCCATATGGAAAAAGGCCGCGTGGTCATCTGCGCCGCCGGCACGGGCAACCCCTACTTTACCACTGACACCACCGCAGCCCTGCGGGGCATGGAACTGAAGTGCGACGCCATCATCAAGGCCACCAAGGTCGACGGCATCTACGACAAGGACCCCACCAAATTTCCCGATGCCGTCAAATTTGACAGCATCACCTACGATGAAACCCTGGCGCGCCATCTGGGCGTCATGGACGCTACGGCCTTTGCCCTCGTGCGCGACAACAACGTGCCCATCATCGTGTGCCGCATGTTTGGCGGCGACATCTGCCGCGTCGTAACCGGCGAAACCGTAGGCACCATCGTTCAGAACTGAGAGCCCCCAAGGAGAATACCGATGGATATCGACAGCATCCTTCTGGACGCCGAAGACCGCATGGAAAAGGCCATTGCCTCGCTGGAACGCGAGTTTTCCAAACTGCGCACTGGCCGCGCCTCCACCGCGCTGGTGGACGGCATCAAGGCCGACTACTACGGCACGCCAACGCCCATCAGCCAGATGGCCTCGGTGGCCGTGCCCGACAGCCGCACCGTTACCATCCAGCCCTGGGACAAGGGCGGCATTTCCGTGGTTGAAAAGGCCATTCTGAAATCCGACCTGGGCCTCACGCCCATCAACGACGGCAAGCTCATCCGCATCATGATTCCGCCGTTGACCGAAGAGCGCCGCAAAGACCTGGTCAAGGTGGCCCGCAAATACACCGAAGACGCCAAGGTGGCGGTTCGCAACGTGCGCCGCGACGCCAACGACAGCCTGAAAAAGCTGGAAAAAGACAAGGCCATCAGCGAGGACGAGCAGAAAAAAGCTTCTGAAGACGTGCAAAAGCTGACGGACAAGTTTGTGGCCGAGGCCGACAAAAAGTGCGCGGCCAAAGAAAAGGAAATTATGGAAATCTAGCCCGTGGCGGGTTTTCCGCCGGGGTTGCGCGCGCCCCGCAACTGTTTGCGGGGCGCGGCTCTGCTGTTAACGGCAGGCCTGCCCGCAGCGGGGCCGCTGGCCCGCAGGACTTATCACCACAGGCTTAATGCATGACGGACCATCCAGACAAACTGCCCACGCATCTTGCCATCATCATGGACGGCAACGGCCGGTGGGCCCAGGCCCGCGGCCTGCCCCGCGAGGCTGGGCACCGCGCGGGCGCGGAAACAGTACGCGCCATCGTGACCGAATGCCGGTCGCTGGGCATACGCCACCTCACGCTCTACACCTTTTCCAGCGAAAACTGGAACCGCCCCAAGACCGAAATCAGCGCCCTTTTCAGCCTGTTGATGGAATTTTTGAGCCGCGAGGTTCCGCGCATGGTAGAGCAGGGCATTTCCATGCGCGTGCTGGGCGATCTTGAATCCATGCCGCTAGCCCAACGCACGGCCCTGCGCCATGCCATAAAACGCACCGAGGGCGGCAGGGACATGGTTCTCAACCTTGCGCTCAACTACGGCGGCAGGGGCGAGCTTGTACGCGCCATGCAAAATATGCTGCGCGAGGGTATGCGCCCCGAGGACATTACCGAGCAGACGCTGGCGGACCATCTGTACACCGCCGGACAACCCGACCCCGACCTGCTCATCCGCACCAGCGGCGAGCAACGGCTAAGCAACTACCTGCTCTATCAATGCGCCTACAGCGAGCTGTACTTCACGCCCGTGCCATGGCCGGACTTCGACGCCGCGCAGCTGCGCATGGCCCTGGCCGCCTACGCCGCCCGTTCGCGCCGTTTCGGCAAAACACAGGAGCAAATTGATGCCCATTGATCCTTCAACACGAACCATCGACATCCGCCGCATCTTCACCGGCATTGTCCTGGCTGCGGTATTATTGCTGGTGCTCTGGCTCAGGGGGTTGCCCCTGTTGTTTGTTATTCTGCTTGTCTGCGCCCTGGGGCTGTGGGAGTTTTACTCCCTGTTCTGGGGGCCCAAGGGCCGCGTAACCAGCAGAGTGTGCGCCATCATACTGGGCTGGGGCATGATCTGCCTCACCTGGATGCACCGTCCGCAGGATGCTCTGGTCTTTATGGGCGCGGGCTTTGTGCTGGCGTCATTGAGCTTTCTGTTCAGGTGGGACGTTATTGAAGAAGAAAACGCCTTTGCCTCCAGCGGCATCTTCATGGCGGGCCTGGCCTATGTGCCGCTGCTTTTGCTGCCCGCCACCTATCTTTCGACCACCAAGCTCATCTTTGTCATTGCCGCCGTGGCCATTTCGGACACTTCGGCCTACTTTGTGGGCACTCGTTTTGGTCACCACAAGCTGTGGCCGCGCGTCAGCCCCAAAAAGAGCTCCGAGGGCGCGGTGGGCAGTCTGGTGGGCTGCGTAATTTTTTGCGCCATTTACGGCTCAATTTACGGCAAAACCGGCTGGTTTTCGTTTGCGCTGCTGGGTATAGCCGTCAACGCCTTTGCCCAGCTGGGCGACCTGTTTGAATCGGCGCTCAAGCGCTCGGTAAACATCAAGGATTCCGGCAATCTGCTGCCCGGTCACGGCGGCATCCTCGACAGAGCGGACAGCCTGCTGTTTGCCATGCCCATGGTGGCCGTTGTGGACCAGTGGTTTTTCTTCTTTTAGGGCGCAAAGCCCTTTTGCTGCTGTCAGCGTGAGCGGTGCGGCGCACGGGGTACGGACAAAGCGTCCTTCCGGGCCGCACCGCTTGCCTGCCATTAAGCCATACGCGAAAGCCGCTTCCCACGGCCTTTTGCAGGAGACCCCGGTTGCGACCCCGCCGGGCGCTTGAATTTTTTGCCGCAGAACCTATGTTATGCGCACAAGCGCAGCGAGCAACCGCGCGCACCCATAAAAGGACAACGTCACCATGGCGCAACTTTGGCCCGGCCAGGGCGGCCCTTCCATCAACTACATTTCTGACGCGCCCGGTGAAAACTGGCGGCAAACATGGCCCCGCAGCCTGGTGCTGCTGGGTTCCACCGGTTCCATCGGGCGCAGCACCCTGGCCGTAGCCGCAGCGCACCCGCAGGACTTCCGCATGGTGGGCTTTGCCTGCGCCCGCAACGTGCAGCGGCTGGCCGAGCAGGCGCTCGCGTGGCGTCCGCCGCATCTGGCCGTGCTGGATGAAGAATCCGCAACCAGGCTGCGCGCCCTGCTGCCCGCCAACTACCGCCCCCGCATCCTTGTGGGGCGCGATGGCTACGCGGAGCTGGCGTCGCTGCCCGAAGCCTCCACCGTGCTGTCTGCACAGGTCGGCGCGGCGGGCCTTGCCGGTACACTTGCCGCAGCTCTGGCTGGCAAGGTGATCTGCCTTGCCAACAAGGAATCGCTGGTGCTGGCGGGCGACCTTGTGCGCCGCGTATGCGCCCGCACCGGGGCCGTTGTGCTGCCGGTAGATTCGGAGCACAACGCCATTTTTCAGTGCTTGGCAGGGCGCGGGCAGGAAGTGGAGCGACTTATCCTTACGGCTTCCGGCGGCCCCTTCAGGGGCTGGACAAAGCAAACCCTGGTCGCGGTGACGCCCGAGCAGGCGCTCAAGCACCCCAACTGGAGCATGGGGGCCAAGATCACCATCGATTCGGCCACGCTCATGAACAAGGGGCTGGAAGTCATTGAGGCCTACCACCTCTACGGCGTGCCGGTTGAGCGCATCAGGGTGCTGGTGCACCCGCAGTCTGTAGTGCACTCGCTGGTGGAATTTCATGACGGCAGCCAGCTGGCCCAGCTCGGCACGCCCGACATGCGGCTGGCCATTGCGGCCTGCCTGCTGTGGCCGAGCTGCGTGCCGGTAAATGTGCCGCCGCTCGACCTTACGGCCAAGCCGCTCACGTTCCACGAGCCGGACGAATCCGCATTTCCCTGCCTCGGGCTGGCCCGGCAGGCGCTAAAAAATCGCGGCGGTCGTTGCGTTGTGCTCAACGCCGCCAACGAAGCCGCCGTGGATCTGTTTCTCAACGGCCGCTGCGCGTTTATGGACATACCCCGGCTGATCAATGCCGCCCTGGAGGCGCACGGCGCTTCCAACCCCGGCCATCAGCCTTTCTGCACGCCCCCTGCGGGCGCGCATTCGCCCAACGATGCGGATGCCGCCCTCAAACTTGAGGCGCATACATTGGCGGAACGCATGCAATGCATTGACCGCCAGAGCCGCGAGCTGGTGTACACGCTGGCCCGCGACGGAGGTTCCCTGTGCTGACAACTGTTATCGCCGTAGTGGTCGTTCTTGGCGGCCTGATCTTTTTCCACGAGCTGGGGCATTTTGCCGTGGCGCGCGGTCTTGGTATGGGTGTTTCCACCTTTTCGCTGGGCTTTGGCCCCAAAATTCTCAAATACCGCAAGGGCAAGACGGAATACGCCCTGTCGCTGGTGCCTCTGGGCGGCTACGTGGCTCTGGTGGGTGAAAGCGACCCCAAGGACATACCCGAAGGCTTTACCGAGGCGGAGAGCTTTGCCCTGCGCCCCGCCTGGCAGCGTCTGCTTGTGGTGGCGGCGGGCCCGGCGGCCAATATTATTCTGGCGTGGCTGCTGTGCTGGACGCTGGCTCTGGGCTGGGGCACGCCCATCCTGTTGCCGCAGGTAGGCGCAGTGGTGCAGAACGGCCCCGCCGACAAGGCTGGCATGCAGCCCGGCGACACCATTGTGAGCATCAACGGCGTCGCGATTGCCAACTGGCAGGTCATGGCCGACGCCATCAGCCAGAGCGACGGCAAAACGCTTGAGGTCACGCTTTCACGTCCCGACATGGCCCCGCAGGCCGATGCGCAGACCAGGGACGACGAAGTTGCCCAGCCGGAACAAGGCATGATCATCAGCGTCGAGCTTACACCAGAGCGCTCCATCCGCAAGACCATCTTTGGCGAAGAAGAAAGCGCATGGCTCATAGGCATCCGCAACTCTGGCGCGGTGCGCCTTGAGCGTCACGGTTTTGCCGGCGCGGCGGTTGCAGGGGCCGGACAGACGGCCGACATGGTTTCGCTGACCTGGCAGAGCTTTGTCAAGCTGGCGGAACGCGTGGTTCCGCTGGATCAGGTGGGTGGGCCCATCATGATCATGCAGATGGTGGGCAAACAGGCCCACGAGGGTCTTGCCGGCCTGCTGGCCCTGGCCGCCCTCATCAGCATAAACCTTGGCATCCTCAACCTGTTGCCCATACCCGTACTCGACGGCGGGCAGATCGTATTTTGCCTGTGGGAAATAGTCTTTCGCCGCCCGCCCAACCCGCGCTTTCAGGATTACGCCATGCGCGCGGGCATTGCCCTGCTGGTGGCTCTTATGCTGCTGGCGACCTACAACGACCTGTGGCGCATTCTTAAAAGCACCGGCTGGTTCGGGAGCGGCTCGTAATGCAGACGGGCACCGGCCTTGAGCTGATCCTCAACGCCGCCGAGGGCGTACTGCAGATCATCGTTACCGAAGACGAAAGGCTGCTCAGCGTGCAGGAGTGGCACAAGGCCGACCGGGCCACGGAAATTCTGGCTCCGGCCCTGGCCGACATGTGCCGCGCCCTGAATATTGCGCCCGCCCAGTTCAGGCGCATTGCCTGCGTGCGCGGGCCGGGCTCCTTTACGGGTATACGGCTGGTGCTCGCCACCGCCGCCGCCCTGCGCCGCGTGGGGCAGGCCCGTCTGGCGGGCCTTGACTACATGCAGGCCCTGGCTACCAGCGCCGTGCTGCAGCACAACCTTTTTTACGGCACGCCGGTGTGGGTGCTCACGCACGCCAGACGCAACCTGGTGCACTGCCAGCCCTTTATGTCTTACGGCCCGCAAATTCCCGCCCAGCCCAGCCAGCCCGTGGACCTGTGCCCGCCGCAGGAGGCTTTGCGCCGCATGGAGGCCGCCTGCAGCGAGCCACTGCCCCAA is from Desulfovibrio desulfuricans and encodes:
- a CDS encoding pyridoxamine 5'-phosphate oxidase family protein — its product is MRKQDRQCLDPAFFDEVFSTADDLCLAMCDGEFPYVIPLNFVRQGDCIYIHCALEGHKLDCIRRNPHVAFTLAADVRIHREKSTTYYKSVCGTGRASIVEDPAEKGRALDALAMRYAAQCPTPTPDAALARTGVVRIDIVELVGKRKLPK
- a CDS encoding isoprenyl transferase, whose product is MTDHPDKLPTHLAIIMDGNGRWAQARGLPREAGHRAGAETVRAIVTECRSLGIRHLTLYTFSSENWNRPKTEISALFSLLMEFLSREVPRMVEQGISMRVLGDLESMPLAQRTALRHAIKRTEGGRDMVLNLALNYGGRGELVRAMQNMLREGMRPEDITEQTLADHLYTAGQPDPDLLIRTSGEQRLSNYLLYQCAYSELYFTPVPWPDFDAAQLRMALAAYAARSRRFGKTQEQIDAH
- the pyrH gene encoding UMP kinase encodes the protein MPTLKYKRVLLKLSGEALAGENKTGIDPATVDTICREIGTVLEMGVEMALVIGGGNIFRGLSGSAKGMERSSADYMGMLATVLNALAVQDMLEKLGYPTRVLSAITMQEVCEPFIRRRALRHMEKGRVVICAAGTGNPYFTTDTTAALRGMELKCDAIIKATKVDGIYDKDPTKFPDAVKFDSITYDETLARHLGVMDATAFALVRDNNVPIIVCRMFGGDICRVVTGETVGTIVQN
- a CDS encoding 4Fe-4S binding protein; this translates as MSGASRLIPLPSFMAVILAGAHFWRAGQPGLAAACLLLGALAWSRAAWVRLALLLALPLLSASWIWSAGQFVQMRMLMGEPWRRLAGILLGTALFTALGAWPLLRDAARRRYNSNSQSAASQLAALCLCLALLLPVWIMKPQLFVLERFFSQWGALQLALAALWAAMVAGWLSGKRSPKVRMRLWRLFSVVFFAQLVLGLLLESRFLLSGQLHLPVPGLIAAAPVYRGGGWFMLGLFGFSTLLAGAAWCSHLCYFGAWDASVAKLRAGGPHGLARLNAEPDAAPPPADDAVKEAVQTVPRRAPAWLPHLRLGMLGLTLAVPLLLRLVGAPVEAALACGLLLGLLAVPASLLISRKTGYAAYCRGLCPLGLLAKWLGRLAPWRVRRTGPCRRCLACVRVCRQDAMGDPRAACAPNADCNLCRDCVSVCPQQALSITFYGLPGTRSWAGPTFVAILAALHAAFLTMARI
- a CDS encoding DUF4911 domain-containing protein — its product is MPKAKSPATMPPSLRKRRKPAPALPQPYRSASLLVRIAPENTGLFRFLLEAYDHVAYFTVLEHKTALLRVIFSPHREDETRRALAQMAQSLPLAVEEWP
- a CDS encoding AzlC family ABC transporter permease translates to MSGISSASPLADGLRRALPIVLGYLPVGFAFGVLAVKNNIPPSLAVAMSVLMFSGSGQFVFAGMWGAGASALSIMAAVFIVNLRYLLQSAAESPWLAGLPRGQRFLLGLGLTDETFAVHITAFQNGWRRNLTTLFVCNHTAQLGWVSGAAIGAFCGELVRDVKPLGLDYALTAMFLALLVPQCVSRLHVLVALFTAVLSISLKAAGMTQWNIAVATVLGASLGTWLLLRKARHEGAPIDLDGADCPPARDDTAVDAARTGEVES
- a CDS encoding Crp/Fnr family transcriptional regulator, whose protein sequence is MENSELQTIFSALQTGPFAAMSEAERQKLAHHARLQPFGQGATLFREGEPSTDPMLLQTGMVKICRHSSQGKECVLHIVRPGRLLDAGVLFYEEGLPVTAVGVQAGTVLRLDRKALLETLQHEAALGVALLTAMSLRQRLFINKIAGSQGRISVSGRVAAWLLHRAKMEKSATLNMGVTQETLARQMGISRESLSRELSALASAGLIDRNRRRITLLDADALRGRAEA
- a CDS encoding HPP family protein, with amino-acid sequence MLRVLRRLRAGTMAPPRADWKEIFWAWAGSCLSIICLALLERLSAQEWNLPLLIGSFGASAVLAFGAPHSPLAQPRNLVGGHVLSALVGVTCQMLMSDDPILASGLAVSTAIALMHATQTLHPPGGATALIAVIGGPGIHSLGYWYVLLPCAAGAVCMLALACVTNNLAARKRYPLFWW
- a CDS encoding flavodoxin family protein codes for the protein MKVCIVYSSCTGNTRKVAEALAQTSGAPCFAVRNAPNPEDYDLLALGFWVRKGQPDARAQRYMEQVHGKKVFFFGTLGAWPHSEHARRCAAAARELLLTGGNAVLDGFLCQGRVNPQVIAASQRKGGHPMSPERQARLNEAARHPDAADLTAARLCWQRSLQQYAGGIASSAMPMAAGLLTMPEIINMSSRL
- a CDS encoding AzlD domain-containing protein yields the protein MNQPGWLGANAALLLCLFGSVLVTLLPKILPVTFLRGDSLPPLLRHWLSFVPVAVMAALVGPDVFFYEGHFNAGPSNLFLMVSLPSLLVAWWTKNYFLTIAFGLALVILARGIGLY
- the frr gene encoding ribosome recycling factor; protein product: MDIDSILLDAEDRMEKAIASLEREFSKLRTGRASTALVDGIKADYYGTPTPISQMASVAVPDSRTVTIQPWDKGGISVVEKAILKSDLGLTPINDGKLIRIMIPPLTEERRKDLVKVARKYTEDAKVAVRNVRRDANDSLKKLEKDKAISEDEQKKASEDVQKLTDKFVAEADKKCAAKEKEIMEI